From the genome of candidate division WOR-3 bacterium:
ATCAGAATCTGATCATAGGTCTCAGGATGCATGAAACAAAAATTCCTGCCATCCTGATAAAGAAATTCCATGGGTACCACATCTACGATAACATCTTCAATCTTGTCATCCGGATGAAATCTTTGCTCGGTTAGACTATGAGTCCTGAGATTGCGCAACTTCGCATGGACAATCGAACCAAATTTTGCAGTACCCGCTTTAATTTCGGCCGAAATAACCTTGTATATCTCATTATGTAATTTTATTATCATGCCGATTCTTAATTCCGACGCCTGCACCATAATTACTCCTTGTTTATCTCCAAATTACCCAGAGTTGAAATAAGTCATGCACCTTAGAAAA
Proteins encoded in this window:
- the efp gene encoding elongation factor P is translated as MVQASELRIGMIIKLHNEIYKVISAEIKAGTAKFGSIVHAKLRNLRTHSLTEQRFHPDDKIEDVIVDVVPMEFLYQDGRNFCFMHPETYDQILIGTEKLGEFSKFLTPGAKLKVEFYEGEPIDVIIPKTVEIKVTSTGEGLKGEFDAAYKSAILENGMEIMVPQFIKSGDIIRIDVETKKYLDRVKS